The uncultured Treponema sp. genome includes a region encoding these proteins:
- a CDS encoding RNA methyltransferase, whose translation MKNTQRNELAVCGFAAVKTLEKINSQKIRRLYFMEEKAPLFGGLCKKMAASKRPYNKVADPVELEKLCGSVHHQGVVAMIDTPVILPLNTDITARWIEQKEDAVILDRVGNANNLGAIVRSAAFFGIRNIVIPLDESQSSITTSSYRVAEGGMEFVNIYSVRSIPFLLKDMKGKMARFGTSLKAQKKVSEMKSLCLGKPALVVLGNEEKGISEEVAQNCDSLVIIPFAGMGEAGPKVDSLNVAQAASVIMYELKK comes from the coding sequence ATGAAAAACACTCAAAGAAACGAACTTGCAGTTTGCGGTTTTGCAGCTGTAAAAACATTGGAAAAAATCAACAGCCAGAAAATTCGCCGCTTATATTTTATGGAAGAAAAAGCTCCTTTGTTTGGCGGACTTTGCAAAAAAATGGCCGCTTCAAAACGTCCTTACAATAAAGTCGCAGATCCTGTTGAACTTGAAAAACTCTGCGGAAGCGTTCACCATCAGGGCGTTGTTGCGATGATTGACACTCCTGTAATTCTTCCGCTGAACACAGACATTACAGCGCGCTGGATTGAACAAAAAGAAGATGCGGTGATTCTTGACCGTGTTGGAAATGCAAACAACCTTGGCGCAATTGTAAGAAGCGCGGCGTTTTTCGGCATAAGAAATATTGTAATTCCGTTGGACGAATCTCAGTCTTCAATTACAACCAGCAGCTACCGTGTTGCAGAAGGCGGAATGGAATTTGTAAACATTTATTCTGTAAGGTCAATTCCGTTTTTGCTCAAAGACATGAAAGGAAAAATGGCTCGATTCGGAACTTCACTAAAGGCGCAGAAAAAAGTTTCGGAAATGAAATCGCTTTGCCTTGGAAAACCGGCATTGGTTGTGCTTGGGAACGAGGAAAAAGGAATCAGCGAAGAAGTTGCTCAGAATTGCGATTCGCTTGTAATAATTCCTTTTGCCGGAATGGGAGAAGCCGGACCTAAAGTTGACAGCTTGAATGTTGCGCAGGCGGCTTCTGTAATAATGTACGAGCTTAAAAAATAA
- a CDS encoding cache domain-containing protein, producing MEDTKSEKLSTVFDELIQDYESLHSSLNEIYNESQNIRILSFNSSIEAARAGTVGKGFRVIANEIKNISEKNDTQNQTCQKVVDQIEIKMHKLIGIRTAEMAFDTIDKVDRNLFERYCDVQAWATFGKIIDCLANPTEEKRISAEHTIENLVRIYEVYHDILLTDTRGTVVCVGVNKNLRGRSMQNTKWFKETSESQGTTYSDMYYSESVKDWTVSYSCPVRAQDGTIVGIISTRFNWKFILNIISSAKVSHSGEIFIINKDGLVIASKNKDEILKRRLTDWEAFEQISQGQKMGFYTNKTSRALEVFGYSKTPGYNSYKGKEWSVVIKENY from the coding sequence TCTTTGCACAGCTCGCTCAATGAAATATACAACGAATCGCAAAACATCAGAATTCTTTCGTTCAACTCTTCAATTGAAGCGGCAAGAGCTGGAACAGTCGGAAAAGGATTCCGCGTAATTGCAAACGAAATTAAAAACATATCCGAGAAAAATGACACGCAAAATCAGACGTGCCAGAAAGTCGTTGACCAGATTGAAATAAAAATGCACAAGCTGATTGGAATTAGAACTGCGGAAATGGCGTTCGACACAATCGACAAAGTTGACCGAAACCTTTTTGAGCGTTACTGCGATGTTCAGGCTTGGGCAACATTCGGAAAAATAATCGACTGTCTTGCAAATCCCACTGAAGAAAAAAGAATTTCCGCGGAACACACAATAGAAAATCTTGTAAGAATTTATGAAGTTTACCACGACATTCTTCTTACGGACACAAGAGGAACTGTTGTATGCGTGGGCGTAAATAAAAATTTGCGCGGACGTTCAATGCAGAATACAAAATGGTTCAAGGAAACTTCCGAGTCGCAAGGCACAACTTATTCAGATATGTATTACTCTGAATCTGTAAAAGACTGGACAGTTTCGTACAGCTGCCCTGTGCGCGCCCAAGACGGAACGATTGTCGGAATAATTTCAACAAGGTTCAACTGGAAATTCATACTGAACATAATTTCAAGCGCGAAAGTTTCCCATTCAGGCGAAATATTCATCATAAACAAAGACGGACTTGTAATAGCTTCAAAAAACAAAGACGAAATTTTAAAGCGGCGGCTCACAGACTGGGAAGCGTTCGAGCAAATTTCGCAAGGACAAAAAATGGGATTCTACACAAACAAAACCAGCCGAGCACTTGAAGTCTTTGGATATTCAAAAACTCCCGGATACAACTCTTACAAAGGCAAAGAATGGTCAGTCGTAATAAAAGAAAACTATTGA
- a CDS encoding phosphatase PAP2 family protein, with the protein MKKLFFAISLLLISAEVFAQTEKSPFKLNPVADGIILGAGIALTTSAVVAEKTLDFPEYTERSYDLDSVNFLDRKLSQKYSRTLDNFGTATCAVNLALPFAVYGAGFFNDVFSAEDFLTLTTMYVEAYLFDYGAKNFLKMGIQRARPYMYYDGYPKDKLDNHDFEFSSPSGHTTDSFLGAGFLSYTFCRYFPESKWKIPVIAASYTVALGTAALRISSGNHFLTDTIFGAALGTVCGIGVPFVHELIASHSEKKETAFKKGSVRFSVTPVSVNWKIAL; encoded by the coding sequence ATGAAAAAACTTTTCTTTGCAATTTCTCTTCTTTTGATTTCTGCGGAAGTTTTTGCGCAAACAGAAAAATCTCCGTTTAAACTGAATCCAGTTGCAGACGGAATTATTCTTGGAGCTGGAATTGCTTTAACAACTTCTGCGGTTGTCGCTGAAAAAACGCTGGACTTTCCTGAATACACAGAACGAAGCTACGATTTGGATTCAGTAAATTTTTTAGACAGAAAACTTTCACAAAAATACAGCCGCACTCTCGACAATTTTGGAACTGCAACTTGCGCCGTGAACCTTGCTCTTCCGTTTGCAGTTTACGGAGCTGGATTTTTCAACGATGTTTTTTCCGCGGAAGATTTTCTTACGCTGACTACGATGTATGTTGAAGCTTATCTTTTTGATTACGGCGCGAAAAATTTTTTGAAGATGGGAATACAAAGAGCACGTCCTTATATGTATTACGACGGCTACCCGAAAGACAAACTTGACAACCATGACTTTGAGTTTTCAAGTCCAAGCGGACACACAACAGATTCTTTTTTGGGCGCAGGATTTCTTTCGTATACATTCTGCCGTTATTTTCCTGAATCAAAATGGAAAATTCCTGTAATTGCGGCATCTTATACAGTTGCGCTTGGAACGGCTGCTTTGCGAATTTCAAGCGGAAATCATTTTCTTACTGACACGATTTTTGGCGCGGCTTTAGGCACTGTCTGCGGAATTGGAGTTCCGTTTGTGCATGAGCTGATTGCTTCACATTCAGAAAAAAAAGAAACTGCATTCAAAAAAGGAAGCGTGCGTTTTTCTGTAACGCCAGTTTCTGTAAATTGGAAAATAGCTCTTTAA